In Desulfomicrobium escambiense DSM 10707, the genomic window TGCCAATAAGGCTGGAACCTGCTAGAAAAATTCGTGTTTTTTTGGATAATGGCTTTTTGCGCACCTTCAGCTGTACGACGGATGACGCGTGAATCTTTTCGAGGAATTCGAGCAGCTTGTCAGGGAGTTTGAAGAAGAGAAGATCGGATACGTCGTGGTCGGGGCCGTCGCGATGGCCTTCCACGCGGAACCGAGATTCACGCAGGATATCGATATTCTGCTCGAACCTGAAGATTTTGCGAAGATGAAAGGGATACTCGAGGTACACGGTTATATGGAATCGGCGCAGCCGTGGACGTTTCAGAGCACGCCTTTGACGCTCCGGCGATTCCTCAAGGTCGAAGGACGCGACCAGATGATCATGGATATCCTTCTGGCAGGAGACGCCAGACATCTGGAAATAATCCGCAACGCCCTCGAAGCTTCCGGCGAGGGATGCACCGTCAGGGTCGCCAGCAGATCGGACCTCATCTGGCTCAAGAAACAAAGAGGTTCGCTGCAGGATC contains:
- a CDS encoding nucleotidyltransferase family protein encodes the protein MNLFEEFEQLVREFEEEKIGYVVVGAVAMAFHAEPRFTQDIDILLEPEDFAKMKGILEVHGYMESAQPWTFQSTPLTLRRFLKVEGRDQMIMDILLAGDARHLEIIRNALEASGEGCTVRVASRSDLIWLKKQRGSLQDLADIERLSDEGR